tttcagcctcccttcagtactgcaattacaggcgtgagccactgtgcccatccagaCTTTCTTTTCATCCACTGATTTTACCTGGCTAAACTTGAACCTAATTAGACCCAACTCCCCATCTGCTCCGTTCCTGCACCTGAGCAACTGAATGTGGCTGAACAAAAATACAACAGGTTGATGGTCTTACTTAAAATCTATAATCACAACCTCAATGGGCCCTGGGACCATCCACCCAGCAACCCTATTGCACCTGTCGGGCCCATCAcctactcttccctctcctacAGGACTATTTCACACTATCTGAAATATTTACTGGGTGGGTGACTAATCTTAGTTTCCTACCactagaaaaatgggaaaaagaacaCAGATCTCATAGGGCTTTTGTAAGGATTGAGTAATATGCATATCAAGTGCTTAGCACAGATCTAGACACACAGAAAGTGCTCAGAGAATGTTACCTTTATTATCATTTCCCCAAAGCAGGGCTCTACTTGAATTTTTTCTCCGATTGAGGCTCTATCATGAAACAATTATCCTGTTTACAGCAGACCAAACAAAGGCTTAGGGAAGATTAGTAACCTTTCTGAAGTCCCATGGCTTAACTTATAAATcaagttgggatttgaacccagagctGTCTGAACTCCAGAACCGACGCCCTTAGCATCCATGCTCTGCTGATTTATGGCCTCAAGGCCAATCTTCTGAATCCAGCTTAAggttttaaattctgaaattctaTTTCTGAGTCAACCCACTCACCCTTCTCATACTTCCGTCTCCTGGGAGACAATACGGAAGAGTGAGTTTAGGTCACCGCCCCTTAAACACGCTGCCCCATGCCCTTTGCTAGTTGGACTTTGTAGGCCCCCTCAGCTTAGACTACCACTGCCCCAAACTCTCCAACTCTCCTATACAAGGCTTCTCCTTGGTGAAGCACCACAGATGTCCAgagattccttctttctctgaacTCCTCCAGTACCAGACTGACACATCCTGCTTCATGCTTCCTCAAAAagactgcagcttctgcctcttcCCACTGTGTCTTATAAAGAACAGGTAGGACCTCAATGGACGACCTCACTGAATTAGAGTCAGAAGGGAAGCACTGGGTTGGAGACTGCAAACTCCATGGTTTCTATCAGGGAATAGGTTAGGGGTACGGTGGGGTCCCTTTTCCATCCACTGTAGCAAACCAGTCCCTTACAGCGCTGGCAGGCCAGGCCTTCCCTGCTGGGCAAGCTTTGTGGCTGTGGGGCTGGTGCTGAGTGTTCGCAAAGACAGGAGAGCATGTGTGTGTAAAGAGTGTGggtggtggggggctggggggtggtTCTTGCTGGTAATCAGCCATCTCTGAAGTGGCATTTTGGATGTGGCAAAAAGGCTGACCCCAAGGCTATCCTTGTCCTTCAATTCCTGCAGTTACAGAGGTTCCTCTTTGACATAAATTCAGAGTCTCCAGTCTAAAATTCTATTATACAGATACAAAACTGAAGCTCCAATACTCAAGCTGGGTCACTGTAAGTTCATGgtgttcattttattcttctttaaatggtACGTATGagttttgtttctatatttcaTAATAATGAAGGCTTAGGGAAGCCGAATGACTTTCCTAAGGTTACACAGGGAAGAAGACCCTTAACATCAGTGTCACTGGGATTCCCAAGCGGGGGTAAGGTTAAATTGtccaaaaagatagaaaatggcGGTGTGCTAGTGAAGGGCATGGGCTTAGAGTCAGACCTGGGTCTGAATCTGGGCCTTCCGGCCATATGAACTTCGGCAAGTTACCTAGTATTTTTGggcctcactttcttcatctgtaaaatgaggacaataatacTGACCTCACTGAGTTGTGAGATATAAGTGAGAATTTAAGTGCCATATAACATATTTAGCATGGGATCAAGCATCAAACTTGTTttgttgactcttttttttttttttttttttttttgagacggagtttcgctcttgttacccaggctggagtgcaatggcgcgatctcggctcaccgcaacctccgcctcctgggttcaagcaattctcctgcctcagcctcctgagtagctgggattacaggcacgtgccaccatgcccagctaattttttttttttgtatctttagtagagacggggtttcaccatgttgaccaggatggtttcgatctcttgacctcgtgatccacccgcctcggcctcccaaagtgctgggattacaggcttgagccactgcgcccggcgtttTGTTGACTCTTAAGGTGCCAACAATTTTAAGATGCATTCTTATTTCAGAGATTATGTGTAACTTAGAATTAATGAAATACGTTAGCAAATAGTCAATATATGGcagctatcatcatcatcatcagaaatgaaaaaaatgtgctcACAGTATTCTAACAAGGGATAAGAGACAAATCTGCCTTGGGAAGTGGCCCTGACCCATACAACCGTCTGGGCCTGGGCCTCCAGACCTACCTTTCTTTCCATTGTTGGAGGGTGTAGACTTCCCACTGTCCGAGTTCAGCTCAAACACCCGTAAGTCTGTGGGTGCCTCCTCCCTCAGAGTCTCTACTCTGGCTGGAGGTCTGGGCTCTGGGCCGCTGGGGTGGCCAGCAGGGGTTAGAGGCTTGGAGTGAACAGGTGGTGGGGGTCCAGTCTCGCCCACATCCACAGCCAGGCCCTGTTCCTCCAAAGATGCCTCCAGCAGCTTTTGGGACAGGTCCTTGGGCAGCACTGATGCCTCAGGTGCAGCAGCAGGGTTGGCGATCTGTGTCACAAGGGAGATGCTCTCGCTGCTCTCTGATGGAGTCACCTCTGCTGGGGGCTCAACTGAGGTCACCAGATTCTCTTCACAGGGGTTCTGGGAGCCAGGTCCTCCTTCAGAGTATGTAGAAGTTTTGGCCACAGGAACCTTTCCTTCTTTTGGAGATGCGGGTGAAATGCCCATGAGCTCCtctgaggagaaagaaagggaggggcaAGAGGGAAATGTACCCTGGCCAGCCCTAAGACAACCTTGAAGCTCTTGGGTTCCCACCAAAGTTTACTCTGATCAAGactcaagccaggcatggtggctcatacctgtaatcctagcactttgggaggccgaggcaggtggatcacctgaggtcaggagcttttgagaccagcctggccaatatggtgaaaccctgactctactaaaaatacagaaaatattagctgagtatggtggcacatgcctgtaatcccagctacttggaaggctgaggcaggagaatcgcttgaatctaggaagcagaggttgcagtgagcagagattgcgccactgcactccagcctgggcaatggagcaagactccgtctcaaaatgataaaaaagaCTCAATAGTGTCATTTAGCTTACCCCTTTGCCATCACAATGCTTCTGCAGACACTCCCTGCTAGTCAAAGTCCTGCTTAGCCATTGGGCCTAATGTCTGGTGGGCTTCCAGCAATGCAGTCCAAGGGGCTGTTATTGATTACAAAGCCATGGCTGGAAAGTGAGTCAGTTTTGGGTTCAGGTTGGGTTCTGCTACATCCTAGTTTGGGTTCTGCTGTGTCTGCTACATTGGGCAAGCCACCTAACTTTTAACTTACCTTTTAACTTACTTTTATCCTTAAGAGGGGTAATGGCGTTGTGGTAAGGACTCTATGTAAAGCTCTTAGTGCAGCCTGGACATATGGTATAAACACTTAAGAAATGCATTAGTAGTATGTCATCCAGGAAGTGGCAACATGCTGTTCTAAGCTGAGCTACAGGTAGAGGATGCTCAGCTCCCTCCCTAACCCAGTGGTtcccaaaccagcctgggcattaaTATTACCAGGGAGCTTGTTTAAAATACATGTCTGGCCGCATCTTTACAGTCTTCTTTACAAGGTGGGGAAGGGAAACTGGATTTTCAAGAAGCTCACCAGTGACTAAGAGGCAGCTGGTTCATGGGCTGACAGGGGAATCTGCACCGACTGACACATGTGATTTCTGTACCTAAATCAGAATTCCACTAGCCTTGTTCAACATCCCCTTGTTAGCTCCGCCTATCCTCAGCACATACAATGTGCTCATGCCCTACTCTTCCCTGATGGGCACCAAGTCTCTCCAGGCTTCAGAGAGCATGGCCCAGCTCAGAGTGCCCCACAGACAAGACATGTCACTTGCCCCTCACCTCTCAACACCTCTTAccgtcctcctcctcccagccaggCTCTTCAGAGATGCTCTGTTCCGCCCGCTGCTTCAGGACATCCCTCCGGGCCTGCTCCTGAGTGTGGGGAAGCAGATGGCCAGAGGCAGTCAGGGCACCCTCTTCCCAGACCCTGGTCCTGATCCCAGAACTCTTGGCACCCTGTATCCCTTTCTTCTCTCAATAAATCCAGCCTGCTTCCCCTAGTGTTGAGAGGGGACCTCCCCAGGATAGACCAGCATACCTGCTCTAGCTGATGGACTTTATAGAAATACCGATGCCAGAATTCTGAGTGGGAAACAGCTGCTGGAACCTGGAGGAAGGGGAAAATGGAGGTGAGACTTTGGGAGTGTTCGTGTGGGGTCTGTGTCCCCAGCCTTACCAGTCTGTTCCCATCCAGTATGGATTTCAGACCCATTAAGTGGCTTAGCAGTGATAGAGCACTTCCACCCCCACCAAAGTTTTGGCCAGATCCCCCTTTCTGGTCCAGGTTGGCCAAGGAGGGAGAAAACAACTCCTATCAGGATTCGCTGGCCCTTCCAATTCTCACCATTCTCTGATTGCCAGAAACCTGGCAAACCAGCTTCTCCCATGTGGGTTCTTGGCTTAGGACGTGGCTGGTCTGGGTCTACGGGGCCTCCCAGTGCCCTCTGGGCTAGATGGCTCCGCAGTGACTGCGAACAtgtccctcccacctcccaacacctCAAGCCTGGAGCTGGCTGAGGCCCTGCAGGCTGGACCCTCACCATCTTGGTGTAGAGGGCCCGGATGGAGGGGCTGCCTACAAGGAGCTCTGAGATCTCCCCCTTCTTCTCCTCCAAGCAGAACTGGGAAAGCCAGGCTTCAAACAATTCCGGGGGCCCTGCAGAGGTACAGATGCTGATAGTCAGTTCCCTTGGTCTGGGGAAAGAACCCTTGGCCTACATAAAATACCTAAGGCTGGacatggaaaatgaagaaagcctgtGTGTTCAAAGGCACTTAGCCCAGGGTAGGCGGTCAGGCAGGGTGAAGGGATGGGTGTGGTACCTGACTGATCTCCAGAAGGGGCTACAGTCTCCATTTTCTCATATCCCTGCTTGCTTTTTAGCCCATGGCACCTGGCTACTGAATCTCCTCCTCTCACAAACAGCTGTTCTCAGGACACATGACCCCAGCTGCCTGAGCCAACATCGATTTCTCTGTTTTCCCTCATGTGACCACCTCTGACCCTGGGGACCACTGCCTTTCTCTTGAAGCCCTCTCCTGGCTTCTCACTCCTTTGTTATCTTCCTCCACTTCTCTGTTCAGTCCATCTGAGTCTCCGTGggcttctcattttcctttcctttccatatctctctagctttttttcccccaaaataattGCCTCTAAACCACAAGTTTCAACCTCATCCTCCCACTGATaattcctgtctctctctttgcATCCCAGGCTACTCTCTGGGCCCTAGATCCAGAGATCCAGGTACCCCTGATACTTCTACCTGCAAATATACCGTGCACTAATTTTCCTTCCCACTTGATTATCTGACAGGGTTATTCAACCTGGGGGCCATCCTTCTCCTCCCTTATCCAATCACTCTAGATCACACTTCCTCAGTGTctcattttttagagatagagtcttgttctgtcacc
Above is a window of Saimiri boliviensis isolate mSaiBol1 chromosome 11, mSaiBol1.pri, whole genome shotgun sequence DNA encoding:
- the BSDC1 gene encoding BSD domain-containing protein 1 isoform X2; protein product: MAEGEDVGWWRSWLQQSYQAVKEKSSEALEFMKRDLTEFTQVVQHDTACTIAATANVVKEKLATEGSSGATEKMKKGLSDFLGVISDTFAPSPDKTIDCDVITLMGTPSGTAEPYDGTKARLYSLQSDPATYCNEPDGPPELFEAWLSQFCLEEKKGEISELLVGSPSIRALYTKMVPAAVSHSEFWHRYFYKVHQLEQEQARRDVLKQRAEQSISEEPGWEEEDEELMGISPASPKEGKVPVAKTSTYSEGGPGSQNPCEENLVTSVEPPAEVTPSESSESISLVTQIANPAAAPEASVLPKDLSQKLLEASLEEQGLAVDVGETGPPPPVHSKPLTPAGHPSGPEPRPPARVETLREEAPTDLRVFELNSDSGKSTPSNNGKKGSSTDISEDWEKDFDLDMTEEEVQMALSKVDASGELEDVEWEDWE
- the BSDC1 gene encoding BSD domain-containing protein 1 isoform X1: MAEGEDVGWWRSWLQQSYQAVKEKSSEALEFMKRDLTEFTQVVQHDTACTIAATANVVKEKLAIAACSRSTCFLCPFSIQTEGSSGATEKMKKGLSDFLGVISDTFAPSPDKTIDCDVITLMGTPSGTAEPYDGTKARLYSLQSDPATYCNEPDGPPELFEAWLSQFCLEEKKGEISELLVGSPSIRALYTKMVPAAVSHSEFWHRYFYKVHQLEQEQARRDVLKQRAEQSISEEPGWEEEDEELMGISPASPKEGKVPVAKTSTYSEGGPGSQNPCEENLVTSVEPPAEVTPSESSESISLVTQIANPAAAPEASVLPKDLSQKLLEASLEEQGLAVDVGETGPPPPVHSKPLTPAGHPSGPEPRPPARVETLREEAPTDLRVFELNSDSGKSTPSNNGKKGSSTDISEDWEKDFDLDMTEEEVQMALSKVDASGELEDVEWEDWE